One segment of Clavelina lepadiformis chromosome 2, kaClaLepa1.1, whole genome shotgun sequence DNA contains the following:
- the LOC143447038 gene encoding endoplasmic reticulum membrane-associated RNA degradation protein-like isoform X3, translated as MDISTFLSQDVKQIVVDIWQASSHLSQLQHKTEKVCHKFETLTCRFYELITSVLEENQLSTTLDFHTAVQELCPLFHQLLFWDFESDDIERFVELLSNWFIGISKQDIQDWFKVEYLSADTEVNLCLVLKMLYICSTLEHSLRSVYRLKDGHDPLLLRDLLSSKPLKETFGETRMKFLQVLFGGPLSLNLRNLLWHGFISPNELPSMYFHVLLFTIVEMSVFLDDQNLLVGMKKLPLVQKDFVRGVLNERLATTLRSFEANRGCDVANMNELYETSPYIPKSMLVYFKYSLNLYRSRRFGDCVMILLPQLEHLLRCRFSFCNKCPERVMTAESTEFYTTLDDVLSSNLKQGGENYLRYELGDNFMVLLRDLFVLQDGLRLRDHLSHDEPDTQNSAFNISFQGGACCTCQNNDLFRQISTFINNYESLFHALAFTKRDVCSSVKLCFNFKDTPSIENFNDLKNSVDSFEVDELVSSLKLLSIQYAQLAKSTVADSNFVEQFFTSITNKGDVKPLQESDQIDQLIEFLAGSHLHTLHRASPNDVIIRQISLNVKKAAENIKNILEVRKRMFKERSLRSRQRKNYICLLCSRPVLFAGLRFLTLYILVLIHHHGFMADTPQRLLRKLLQICENVVTFTSADVNKWKEAVNLMAKLSKLIPGL; from the exons ATGGATATTAGTACATTTCTTTCTCAAGATGTGAAACAAATTGTAGTTGATATCTGGCAGGCGAGCTCACATTTGTCTCAACTTCAacataaaacagaaaaagtgTGCCACAAATTTGAAACACTAACTTGTAGATTTTATGAGCTCATTACCTCAGTTTTAGAAGAAAACCAGCTTAGCACCACACTCGATTTTCATACGGCTGTTCAGGAATTATGCCCCCTTTTTCATCAACTCTTGTTTTGGGATTTTGAATCAGATGACATTGAGCGGTTTGTTGAACTTTTGTCAAACTGGTTTATCGGGATTTCAAAACAGGATATCCAAGATTGGTTTAAAGTTGAATATCTTTCTGCTGATACTGAAGTGAATCTTTGTCTTGTATTGAAAATGCTTTACATTTGTTCAACGTTGGAGCACTCCCTTCGCAGT GTTTATCGATTAAAAGATGGTCATGATCCTTTGCTTTTGAGAGATCTTCTCAGCAGCAAACCATTGAAAGAAACATTTGGTGAGACTAGAATGAAGTTCTTACAAGTTCTGTTTGGTGGTCCACTCAGTTTGAATTTAAGAAATCTTCTTTGGCATGGATTTATTTCACCAAATGAATTACCGTCAAT GTATTTTCATGTGCTTCTTTTTACTATTGTGGAAATGTCAGTGTTCTTGGATGATCAAAACCTGCTCGTTGGAATGAAAAAACTTCCTTTGGTTCAGAAAGATTTTGTAAGGGGAGTGCTCAATGAAAGACTAG CAACAACCTTAAGAAGTTTTGAAGCTAACCGGGGCTGTGATGTGGCAAATATGAATGAACTTTATGAAACGTCTCCTTATATTCCAAAGTCAATGTTAGTCTACTTCAAATATTCATTAAATCTGTACAGATCACGCAG attTGGCGACTGTGTGATGATTTTACTTCCACAGTTGGAACATTTGTTGCGTTGTAGGTtttcattttgcaacaaatgcCCAGAACGTGTCATGACCGCTGAGTCTACTGAATTTTATACAACTTTGGATGAT GTTTTGTCATCCAATTTGAAGCAAGGTGGTGAAAATTATCTGCGATACGAACTTGGTGATAACTTCATG GTTTTACTTCGAGATCTTTTCGTTCTCCAAGATGGCCTTCGTCTCCGAGATCATTTATCCCACG ATGAGCCAGATACTCAAAATTCAGCTTTCAACATCAGCTTCCAAGGAGGAGCATGTTGCACTTGTCAAAACAATGATCTCTTCAGACAGATCTCaacttttataaataattacgAATCGCTTTTTCATGCTTTGGCTTTTACCAAGCGTGACGTTTGCTCTTCTGTCAAGCTCTGCTTCAACTTTAAGGATACACCTTCAATAGAGAATTTTAATGATTTGAAAAATTCTGTGGACTCTTTCGAAGTTGATGAGCTTGTTTcttcattaaaacttttgagcATTCAGTATGCACAATTAGCAAAAAGTACTGTTGCAGACTCGAATTTTGTTGAACAATTTTTTACATCGATTACAAACAAAGGTGATGTGAAACCCTTGCAAGAAAGCGACCAGATTGACCAGCTCATAGAATTCCTTGCCGGAAGTCACCTTCACACTTTGCACAG GGCGAGTCCCAATGATGTTATCATAAGACAGATATCGCTCAATGTGAAGAAAGCGgcggaaaatataaaaaacattcTAGAAGTCCGGAAGAGAATGTTCAAGGAACGTTCTTTGAGATCGAGACAAAggaaaaattacatttgtcTCCTATGCAG CCGTCCGGTTTTGTTTGCTGGACTTCGGTTCTTAACCTTGTACATCCTTGTGCTAATCCATCATCATGGTTTTATGGCAGACACACCTCAAAG GTTGCTTCgaaaacttcttcaaatttgcGAGAACGTCGTAACATTTACATCGGCCGATGTAAACAAGTGGAAAGAGGCGGTCAATTTAATGGCTAAACTGAGTAAACTTATTCCAGGCCTTTAG
- the LOC143447038 gene encoding endoplasmic reticulum membrane-associated RNA degradation protein-like isoform X8 yields the protein MKFLQVLFGGPLSLNLRNLLWHGFISPNELPSMYFHVLLFTIVEMSVFLDDQNLLVGMKKLPLVQKDFVRGVLNERLATTLRSFEANRGCDVANMNELYETSPYIPKSMLVYFKYSLNLYRSRRFGDCVMILLPQLEHLLRCRFSFCNKCPERVMTAESTEFYTTLDDVLSSNLKQGGENYLRYELGDNFMVLLRDLFVLQDGLRLRDHLSHGEMSSIDVDHNIAFVVVSAALYASHGCARKHEETGYTRNERDSFLDEPDTQNSAFNISFQGGACCTCQNNDLFRQISTFINNYESLFHALAFTKRDVCSSVKLCFNFKDTPSIENFNDLKNSVDSFEVDELVSSLKLLSIQYAQLAKSTVADSNFVEQFFTSITNKGDVKPLQESDQIDQLIEFLAGSHLHTLHRASPNDVIIRQISLNVKKAAENIKNILEVRKRMFKERSLRSRQRKNYICLLCSRPVLFAGLRFLTLYILVLIHHHGFMADTPQRLLRKLLQICENVVTFTSADVNKWKEAVNLMAKLSKLIPGL from the exons ATGAAGTTCTTACAAGTTCTGTTTGGTGGTCCACTCAGTTTGAATTTAAGAAATCTTCTTTGGCATGGATTTATTTCACCAAATGAATTACCGTCAAT GTATTTTCATGTGCTTCTTTTTACTATTGTGGAAATGTCAGTGTTCTTGGATGATCAAAACCTGCTCGTTGGAATGAAAAAACTTCCTTTGGTTCAGAAAGATTTTGTAAGGGGAGTGCTCAATGAAAGACTAG CAACAACCTTAAGAAGTTTTGAAGCTAACCGGGGCTGTGATGTGGCAAATATGAATGAACTTTATGAAACGTCTCCTTATATTCCAAAGTCAATGTTAGTCTACTTCAAATATTCATTAAATCTGTACAGATCACGCAG attTGGCGACTGTGTGATGATTTTACTTCCACAGTTGGAACATTTGTTGCGTTGTAGGTtttcattttgcaacaaatgcCCAGAACGTGTCATGACCGCTGAGTCTACTGAATTTTATACAACTTTGGATGAT GTTTTGTCATCCAATTTGAAGCAAGGTGGTGAAAATTATCTGCGATACGAACTTGGTGATAACTTCATG GTTTTACTTCGAGATCTTTTCGTTCTCCAAGATGGCCTTCGTCTCCGAGATCATTTATCCCACGGTGAGATGTCATCTATAGATGTAGATCACAATATCGCCTTTGTTGTTGTCTCTGCTGCACTCTATGCAAGTCATGGATGTGCAAGGAAGCATGAAGAAACAGGGTATACAAGGAATGAAAGAGATTCCTTTTTAGATGAGCCAGATACTCAAAATTCAGCTTTCAACATCAGCTTCCAAGGAGGAGCATGTTGCACTTGTCAAAACAATGATCTCTTCAGACAGATCTCaacttttataaataattacgAATCGCTTTTTCATGCTTTGGCTTTTACCAAGCGTGACGTTTGCTCTTCTGTCAAGCTCTGCTTCAACTTTAAGGATACACCTTCAATAGAGAATTTTAATGATTTGAAAAATTCTGTGGACTCTTTCGAAGTTGATGAGCTTGTTTcttcattaaaacttttgagcATTCAGTATGCACAATTAGCAAAAAGTACTGTTGCAGACTCGAATTTTGTTGAACAATTTTTTACATCGATTACAAACAAAGGTGATGTGAAACCCTTGCAAGAAAGCGACCAGATTGACCAGCTCATAGAATTCCTTGCCGGAAGTCACCTTCACACTTTGCACAG GGCGAGTCCCAATGATGTTATCATAAGACAGATATCGCTCAATGTGAAGAAAGCGgcggaaaatataaaaaacattcTAGAAGTCCGGAAGAGAATGTTCAAGGAACGTTCTTTGAGATCGAGACAAAggaaaaattacatttgtcTCCTATGCAG CCGTCCGGTTTTGTTTGCTGGACTTCGGTTCTTAACCTTGTACATCCTTGTGCTAATCCATCATCATGGTTTTATGGCAGACACACCTCAAAG GTTGCTTCgaaaacttcttcaaatttgcGAGAACGTCGTAACATTTACATCGGCCGATGTAAACAAGTGGAAAGAGGCGGTCAATTTAATGGCTAAACTGAGTAAACTTATTCCAGGCCTTTAG
- the LOC143447038 gene encoding endoplasmic reticulum membrane-associated RNA degradation protein-like isoform X4: MDISTFLSQDVKQIVVDIWQASSHLSQLQHKTEKVCHKFETLTCRFYELITSVLEENQLSTTLDFHTAVQELCPLFHQLLFWDFESDDIERFVELLSNWFIGISKQDIQDWFKVEYLSADTEVNLCLVLKMLYICSTLEHSLRSVYRLKDGHDPLLLRDLLSSKPLKETFGETRMKFLQVLFGGPLSLNLRNLLWHGFISPNELPSMYFHVLLFTIVEMSVFLDDQNLLVGMKKLPLVQKDFVRGVLNERLATTLRSFEANRGCDVANMNELYETSPYIPKSMLVYFKYSLNLYRSRRFGDCVMILLPQLEHLLRCRFSFCNKCPERVMTAESTEFYTTLDDVLSSNLKQGGENYLRYELGDNFMVLLRDLFVLQDGLRLRDHLSHGEMSSIDVDHNIAFVVVSAALYASHGCARKHEETGYTRNERDSFLDEPDTQNSAFNISFQGGACCTCQNNDLFRQISTFINNYESLFHALAFTKRDVCSSVKLCFNFKDTPSIENFNDLKNSVDSFEVDELVSSLKLLSIQYAQLAKSTVADSNFVEQFFTSITNKGDVKPLQESDQIDQLIEFLAGSHLHTLHSCMVAGRVPMMLS; the protein is encoded by the exons ATGGATATTAGTACATTTCTTTCTCAAGATGTGAAACAAATTGTAGTTGATATCTGGCAGGCGAGCTCACATTTGTCTCAACTTCAacataaaacagaaaaagtgTGCCACAAATTTGAAACACTAACTTGTAGATTTTATGAGCTCATTACCTCAGTTTTAGAAGAAAACCAGCTTAGCACCACACTCGATTTTCATACGGCTGTTCAGGAATTATGCCCCCTTTTTCATCAACTCTTGTTTTGGGATTTTGAATCAGATGACATTGAGCGGTTTGTTGAACTTTTGTCAAACTGGTTTATCGGGATTTCAAAACAGGATATCCAAGATTGGTTTAAAGTTGAATATCTTTCTGCTGATACTGAAGTGAATCTTTGTCTTGTATTGAAAATGCTTTACATTTGTTCAACGTTGGAGCACTCCCTTCGCAGT GTTTATCGATTAAAAGATGGTCATGATCCTTTGCTTTTGAGAGATCTTCTCAGCAGCAAACCATTGAAAGAAACATTTGGTGAGACTAGAATGAAGTTCTTACAAGTTCTGTTTGGTGGTCCACTCAGTTTGAATTTAAGAAATCTTCTTTGGCATGGATTTATTTCACCAAATGAATTACCGTCAAT GTATTTTCATGTGCTTCTTTTTACTATTGTGGAAATGTCAGTGTTCTTGGATGATCAAAACCTGCTCGTTGGAATGAAAAAACTTCCTTTGGTTCAGAAAGATTTTGTAAGGGGAGTGCTCAATGAAAGACTAG CAACAACCTTAAGAAGTTTTGAAGCTAACCGGGGCTGTGATGTGGCAAATATGAATGAACTTTATGAAACGTCTCCTTATATTCCAAAGTCAATGTTAGTCTACTTCAAATATTCATTAAATCTGTACAGATCACGCAG attTGGCGACTGTGTGATGATTTTACTTCCACAGTTGGAACATTTGTTGCGTTGTAGGTtttcattttgcaacaaatgcCCAGAACGTGTCATGACCGCTGAGTCTACTGAATTTTATACAACTTTGGATGAT GTTTTGTCATCCAATTTGAAGCAAGGTGGTGAAAATTATCTGCGATACGAACTTGGTGATAACTTCATG GTTTTACTTCGAGATCTTTTCGTTCTCCAAGATGGCCTTCGTCTCCGAGATCATTTATCCCACGGTGAGATGTCATCTATAGATGTAGATCACAATATCGCCTTTGTTGTTGTCTCTGCTGCACTCTATGCAAGTCATGGATGTGCAAGGAAGCATGAAGAAACAGGGTATACAAGGAATGAAAGAGATTCCTTTTTAGATGAGCCAGATACTCAAAATTCAGCTTTCAACATCAGCTTCCAAGGAGGAGCATGTTGCACTTGTCAAAACAATGATCTCTTCAGACAGATCTCaacttttataaataattacgAATCGCTTTTTCATGCTTTGGCTTTTACCAAGCGTGACGTTTGCTCTTCTGTCAAGCTCTGCTTCAACTTTAAGGATACACCTTCAATAGAGAATTTTAATGATTTGAAAAATTCTGTGGACTCTTTCGAAGTTGATGAGCTTGTTTcttcattaaaacttttgagcATTCAGTATGCACAATTAGCAAAAAGTACTGTTGCAGACTCGAATTTTGTTGAACAATTTTTTACATCGATTACAAACAAAGGTGATGTGAAACCCTTGCAAGAAAGCGACCAGATTGACCAGCTCATAGAATTCCTTGCCGGAAGTCACCTTCACACTTTGCACAG CTGCATGGTTGCAGGGCGAGTCCCAATGATGTTATCATAA
- the LOC143447038 gene encoding endoplasmic reticulum membrane-associated RNA degradation protein-like isoform X5: MDISTFLSQDVKQIVVDIWQASSHLSQLQHKTEKVCHKFETLTCRFYELITSVLEENQLSTTLDFHTAVQELCPLFHQLLFWDFESDDIERFVELLSNWFIGISKQDIQDWFKVEYLSADTEVNLCLVLKMLYICSTLEHSLRSVYRLKDGHDPLLLRDLLSSKPLKETFGETRMKFLQVLFGGPLSLNLRNLLWHGFISPNELPSMYFHVLLFTIVEMSVFLDDQNLLVGMKKLPLVQKDFVRGVLNERLATTLRSFEANRGCDVANMNELYETSPYIPKSMLVYFKYSLNLYRSRRFGDCVMILLPQLEHLLRCRFSFCNKCPERVMTAESTEFYTTLDDVLSSNLKQGGENYLRYELGDNFMVLLRDLFVLQDGLRLRDHLSHGEMSSIDVDHNIAFVVVSAALYASHGCARKHEETGYTRNERDSFLDEPDTQNSAFNISFQGGACCTCQNNDLFRQISTFINNYESLFHALAFTKRDVCSSVKLCFNFKDTPSIENFNDLKNSVDSFEVDELVSSLKLLSIQYAQLAKSTVADSNFVEQFFTSITNKGDVKPLQESDQIDQLIEFLAGSHLHTLHR, encoded by the exons ATGGATATTAGTACATTTCTTTCTCAAGATGTGAAACAAATTGTAGTTGATATCTGGCAGGCGAGCTCACATTTGTCTCAACTTCAacataaaacagaaaaagtgTGCCACAAATTTGAAACACTAACTTGTAGATTTTATGAGCTCATTACCTCAGTTTTAGAAGAAAACCAGCTTAGCACCACACTCGATTTTCATACGGCTGTTCAGGAATTATGCCCCCTTTTTCATCAACTCTTGTTTTGGGATTTTGAATCAGATGACATTGAGCGGTTTGTTGAACTTTTGTCAAACTGGTTTATCGGGATTTCAAAACAGGATATCCAAGATTGGTTTAAAGTTGAATATCTTTCTGCTGATACTGAAGTGAATCTTTGTCTTGTATTGAAAATGCTTTACATTTGTTCAACGTTGGAGCACTCCCTTCGCAGT GTTTATCGATTAAAAGATGGTCATGATCCTTTGCTTTTGAGAGATCTTCTCAGCAGCAAACCATTGAAAGAAACATTTGGTGAGACTAGAATGAAGTTCTTACAAGTTCTGTTTGGTGGTCCACTCAGTTTGAATTTAAGAAATCTTCTTTGGCATGGATTTATTTCACCAAATGAATTACCGTCAAT GTATTTTCATGTGCTTCTTTTTACTATTGTGGAAATGTCAGTGTTCTTGGATGATCAAAACCTGCTCGTTGGAATGAAAAAACTTCCTTTGGTTCAGAAAGATTTTGTAAGGGGAGTGCTCAATGAAAGACTAG CAACAACCTTAAGAAGTTTTGAAGCTAACCGGGGCTGTGATGTGGCAAATATGAATGAACTTTATGAAACGTCTCCTTATATTCCAAAGTCAATGTTAGTCTACTTCAAATATTCATTAAATCTGTACAGATCACGCAG attTGGCGACTGTGTGATGATTTTACTTCCACAGTTGGAACATTTGTTGCGTTGTAGGTtttcattttgcaacaaatgcCCAGAACGTGTCATGACCGCTGAGTCTACTGAATTTTATACAACTTTGGATGAT GTTTTGTCATCCAATTTGAAGCAAGGTGGTGAAAATTATCTGCGATACGAACTTGGTGATAACTTCATG GTTTTACTTCGAGATCTTTTCGTTCTCCAAGATGGCCTTCGTCTCCGAGATCATTTATCCCACGGTGAGATGTCATCTATAGATGTAGATCACAATATCGCCTTTGTTGTTGTCTCTGCTGCACTCTATGCAAGTCATGGATGTGCAAGGAAGCATGAAGAAACAGGGTATACAAGGAATGAAAGAGATTCCTTTTTAGATGAGCCAGATACTCAAAATTCAGCTTTCAACATCAGCTTCCAAGGAGGAGCATGTTGCACTTGTCAAAACAATGATCTCTTCAGACAGATCTCaacttttataaataattacgAATCGCTTTTTCATGCTTTGGCTTTTACCAAGCGTGACGTTTGCTCTTCTGTCAAGCTCTGCTTCAACTTTAAGGATACACCTTCAATAGAGAATTTTAATGATTTGAAAAATTCTGTGGACTCTTTCGAAGTTGATGAGCTTGTTTcttcattaaaacttttgagcATTCAGTATGCACAATTAGCAAAAAGTACTGTTGCAGACTCGAATTTTGTTGAACAATTTTTTACATCGATTACAAACAAAGGTGATGTGAAACCCTTGCAAGAAAGCGACCAGATTGACCAGCTCATAGAATTCCTTGCCGGAAGTCACCTTCACACTTTGCACAGGTAG